A window of Pedobacter lusitanus contains these coding sequences:
- a CDS encoding PAS domain S-box protein has product MFSLRKYWWRVKRQIEQAVLRNSDPSEEEHVFWRKRLFTNIISYGFVVSIIAFVSSVTFGFFAGSTIVQWFNIVFVFALLSIIFNKKIMIHTRKILALFLLYVLAIIYIAVLGSEGPGVLYLIIITIFSAMIFPRPAAYWLVGLNVLICAGFGAVIQYKLFESPLLQSYDLPLWASYSGNLIFVSLISVMLISKVLNGLEQTIKKEASLISRLDASERYFRNTFEANPVPMYVFDMENGNFLHANEAACNKYGYTKEEFLQMNIVDIRPQSESSKLMDLHSMIKNRDYSGILIHINKNKEVFPVEIETNTIRFEEREARLVLATDVSERINYIKEIERQNRDLKEIAWIQSHMVRAPLANIMSLTEFLIKYPGEDTQETLNFLNDSSQKLNMAIKSIVGQAGGSGLTS; this is encoded by the coding sequence ATGTTTTCACTTAGAAAATATTGGTGGAGAGTTAAACGTCAGATAGAGCAGGCGGTACTGAGGAATTCTGATCCTTCAGAAGAGGAACATGTTTTTTGGCGCAAACGACTTTTTACGAATATAATCAGCTATGGGTTTGTCGTTAGTATCATAGCATTTGTTTCTTCTGTGACTTTCGGCTTTTTTGCAGGTAGCACTATTGTACAGTGGTTCAACATTGTTTTTGTATTTGCTTTATTATCTATTATTTTCAACAAGAAAATCATGATTCATACCAGGAAAATATTAGCACTTTTTCTTCTGTACGTGCTGGCGATCATTTATATAGCTGTTTTGGGTTCTGAGGGCCCAGGCGTCCTTTATCTGATTATTATTACCATATTCTCTGCAATGATTTTTCCACGTCCGGCTGCTTACTGGCTTGTGGGGTTGAATGTATTGATATGTGCCGGTTTTGGTGCTGTGATCCAGTATAAGCTATTTGAGAGCCCTCTGCTGCAGAGTTATGATCTCCCTTTATGGGCTTCTTATTCCGGTAACCTTATCTTTGTAAGTCTGATTAGCGTGATGTTGATTAGCAAGGTCTTAAATGGTTTAGAGCAAACCATAAAAAAAGAGGCCAGTCTGATCTCCAGACTCGATGCATCAGAGCGTTATTTTCGGAATACTTTTGAAGCGAACCCTGTTCCAATGTATGTATTTGATATGGAGAACGGTAATTTCCTTCATGCAAACGAAGCTGCATGTAATAAATACGGCTATACTAAAGAAGAATTCCTTCAGATGAATATTGTGGATATAAGACCACAATCTGAAAGCAGCAAATTGATGGATTTGCATAGTATGATTAAGAACAGGGATTATTCTGGGATATTAATTCATATTAATAAAAATAAAGAAGTTTTTCCGGTAGAAATAGAAACGAATACAATTCGTTTTGAAGAAAGAGAAGCCCGTTTGGTATTAGCTACGGATGTATCTGAGCGGATAAATTATATTAAAGAAATTGAACGTCAGAACAGGGATCTTAAAGAAATTGCATGGATACAAAGCCACATGGTTAGAGCTCCTCTGGCAAATATTATGAGTTTGACAGAATTTTTAATCAAATATCCGGGAGAAGACACACAAGAAACCTTAAATTTTCTGAATGATTCATCTCAGAAGCTAAATATGGCCATAAAATCTATTGTTG